A genomic stretch from Candidatus Nitrotoga arctica includes:
- a CDS encoding aspartate aminotransferase family protein, translating into MSHLMNTYTRLPVSFTHGEGVWLWDSNGKRYLDALSGIAVNTLGHAHPRLTAALTEQISKLIHVSNLYQINEQEAVADKLCTLANMQEVFLCNSGCEANEAAIKLARLYGHQQGIDNPAIIVMEKAFHGRTLATLSATGNRKVQAGFEPLVKGFVRVPYDDLDAIHQVAEHNHDVVAVLIEPIQGEGGIRTLDIHYLEQLRKICDQHNWLLMLDEVQCGIGRTGRWFAHQHAGILPDVMTLAKGVGSGIPVGACLAAGKAAGTFKPGNHGSTFGGNPLACVAVLTTLAIMEEDQLVAHAATVGEFLQQSLRTRLATVAGVVEIRGQGLIIGIELNRPCGELVKQALAQGLLINVTADNVIRLLPAMVFTSAEALQLLDKLCPLIIDFLAQGA; encoded by the coding sequence ATGTCACACTTGATGAACACCTACACTCGCCTGCCAGTCTCCTTCACACATGGAGAAGGTGTTTGGCTGTGGGACAGCAATGGCAAACGCTACCTTGATGCGCTATCCGGTATCGCTGTTAACACGCTAGGACATGCCCATCCACGCTTAACTGCGGCACTTACTGAGCAGATCAGCAAACTGATACACGTTTCCAACTTGTATCAAATAAACGAGCAAGAAGCTGTAGCCGACAAATTATGTACACTGGCCAACATGCAAGAGGTGTTCTTGTGCAATTCTGGCTGCGAGGCTAATGAAGCTGCGATCAAGTTGGCGCGTCTGTATGGCCATCAGCAAGGTATCGATAATCCCGCCATTATCGTCATGGAAAAAGCGTTCCATGGACGTACACTAGCCACACTATCCGCCACCGGCAACCGCAAAGTACAGGCAGGATTCGAACCACTAGTAAAAGGTTTTGTGCGCGTTCCTTATGATGATCTGGATGCCATACATCAGGTCGCCGAACACAACCACGATGTCGTAGCGGTGCTGATCGAACCCATTCAAGGCGAAGGCGGAATCCGCACCTTGGATATCCATTATCTCGAGCAACTACGCAAAATCTGTGACCAACACAACTGGCTGTTGATGCTGGATGAAGTGCAATGCGGTATTGGCCGTACCGGCAGATGGTTTGCCCACCAGCATGCGGGCATTCTGCCGGACGTAATGACACTAGCCAAAGGTGTCGGCTCCGGTATTCCTGTCGGCGCCTGCCTAGCGGCTGGCAAGGCGGCGGGCACCTTTAAGCCGGGCAATCATGGCTCCACTTTCGGCGGCAACCCATTGGCATGTGTGGCTGTGCTAACCACGCTGGCGATAATGGAAGAAGACCAGCTGGTAGCGCATGCCGCCACAGTAGGCGAATTTCTACAGCAGAGTTTACGCACACGTCTGGCCACAGTGGCTGGCGTGGTGGAAATTCGCGGGCAGGGGCTGATTATCGGCATTGAATTAAACAGACCCTGCGGGGAACTGGTGAAGCAAGCCTTGGCGCAAGGACTGTTAATCAACGTCACTGCTGACAACGTTATCCGGCTGCTACCCGCAATGGTGTTCACTTCCGCAGAAGCGCTGCAATTGCTGGATAAGCTATGCCCGCTTATTATTGATTTCCTGGCGCAAGGCGCATAA
- the argF gene encoding ornithine carbamoyltransferase: protein MSIKHFLQFKDFTHAEFEHMFARAHIIKQRFKKYQLYHPLVDRTLVMIFEKSSTRTRLSFEAGMQQLGGNAIYLNTRDSQLGRGEPVEDAAQVISRMSDLVMIRTFEQEIIERFAANSRVPVINGLTNEYHPCQILADIYTYIEQRGSIQGKTIAWIGDSNNVCNTWLQAAEVFDFNVHVSTPPGYEVEPERAGLFGEDHYEEFADPMDAARNADLVTTDVWTSMGFERENDARRKAFADWIVDTEMMSVAKPDALFMHCLPAHRGEEVDAAVIDGPQSAVWDEAENRLHVQKALMEYLLLGNVNN, encoded by the coding sequence GTGAGCATTAAACATTTTTTACAATTCAAAGACTTTACCCATGCAGAGTTCGAACACATGTTCGCTCGCGCGCACATCATCAAGCAACGCTTCAAAAAATACCAACTCTATCATCCACTAGTGGATCGCACTTTAGTGATGATCTTTGAGAAAAGCTCCACGCGTACGCGACTATCGTTTGAGGCAGGTATGCAACAGCTTGGCGGGAATGCCATTTACCTCAATACACGCGACTCGCAACTAGGGCGCGGCGAGCCGGTAGAAGACGCTGCACAAGTTATCTCTCGCATGAGTGACCTGGTGATGATCCGTACTTTCGAGCAAGAAATTATCGAACGCTTTGCTGCAAATTCGAGAGTGCCGGTGATTAACGGCCTGACCAATGAATACCATCCCTGTCAGATATTGGCTGATATTTACACCTATATCGAGCAGCGCGGCTCCATTCAGGGCAAAACCATTGCGTGGATCGGTGATTCCAATAATGTATGCAATACCTGGTTACAAGCAGCGGAGGTGTTCGACTTCAACGTCCATGTTTCCACCCCTCCGGGCTATGAAGTTGAGCCAGAACGTGCTGGACTATTCGGCGAAGACCACTATGAAGAATTTGCTGACCCGATGGATGCCGCACGCAATGCCGACCTGGTTACCACCGATGTCTGGACCAGCATGGGCTTTGAGCGTGAGAACGATGCACGCCGCAAAGCGTTCGCCGACTGGATTGTGGATACAGAAATGATGTCCGTCGCCAAACCGGATGCGCTGTTCATGCATTGTCTGCCGGCACATCGCGGAGAGGAAGTGGATGCCGCTGTAATTGACGGCCCGCAAAGTGCAGTATGGGATGAAGCAGAAAATAGATTACATGTACAAAAAGCACTGATGGAATATCTGCTATTAGGTAATGTTAATAACTAA
- a CDS encoding argininosuccinate synthase, which produces MSEIKKVVLAYSGGLDTSVILKWLQDTYQCEVVTFTADIGQGEELEPARKKALQFGIKPENIFIDDLRDEFVRDFVFPMFRANTVYEGEYLLGTSIARPLIAKRQIEIARQTGAEAVSHGATGKGNDQVRFELGYYALNPNIKVIAPWREWDLLSREKLMAYAEKHSIPVDMKHKQGGSPYSMDANLLHISFEGRHLENPAAEAEESMWRWTVSPEQAPDAAEYLDIEFERGDITALNGSHMSPAQILAQLNKLGGKHGIGRLDLVENRYVGMKSRGCYETPGGTIMLKAHRAIESITLDREVAHLKDDLMPRYASMIYNGYWWSPERHSLQTLIDHTQQKVNGWVRIKLYKGNVIVVGRDSKTNSLFDPNIATFEDDKGAYDQKDAAGFIKLNALRMRIAAKLGQ; this is translated from the coding sequence ATGAGTGAAATCAAGAAAGTCGTCCTCGCTTACTCTGGCGGATTGGATACCTCAGTAATCCTGAAATGGTTACAGGATACCTATCAGTGCGAGGTAGTGACCTTCACTGCCGATATTGGTCAAGGTGAAGAACTCGAACCCGCACGCAAAAAAGCGTTGCAATTCGGTATCAAGCCGGAAAATATTTTCATCGACGATCTGCGCGACGAATTCGTACGCGACTTTGTATTCCCGATGTTCCGCGCCAACACCGTGTATGAGGGGGAATATCTGCTCGGCACCTCGATCGCGCGCCCGCTAATCGCCAAGCGCCAAATTGAGATCGCCAGACAAACTGGCGCGGAAGCGGTGTCGCACGGCGCCACCGGCAAAGGCAATGATCAGGTGCGTTTCGAGTTAGGCTATTACGCACTTAACCCGAACATCAAGGTAATTGCGCCGTGGCGCGAGTGGGACTTGCTCTCGCGCGAAAAACTAATGGCATACGCTGAAAAGCATAGCATCCCCGTAGATATGAAGCACAAGCAAGGTGGATCACCTTATTCAATGGATGCAAACCTGCTGCACATCAGCTTTGAAGGTCGCCATCTGGAAAACCCCGCCGCGGAAGCAGAGGAAAGTATGTGGCGCTGGACAGTATCACCGGAGCAAGCGCCAGATGCGGCTGAATATCTCGATATTGAATTCGAGCGCGGCGACATTACCGCCCTCAACGGGTCACACATGAGCCCGGCCCAGATACTTGCCCAGCTTAATAAGCTGGGCGGCAAACACGGTATCGGCCGTCTTGATCTGGTAGAAAACCGTTACGTCGGTATGAAATCACGCGGCTGTTATGAAACCCCCGGCGGAACCATCATGCTCAAGGCACATCGCGCAATAGAATCCATCACGCTCGACCGCGAAGTTGCGCACCTGAAAGATGATTTGATGCCGCGCTATGCCAGTATGATTTACAACGGCTATTGGTGGAGTCCAGAACGCCACTCACTGCAAACACTGATAGATCACACGCAGCAAAAAGTTAACGGCTGGGTGCGCATCAAGCTGTACAAAGGCAATGTTATCGTGGTGGGACGCGATTCTAAAACCAATTCGCTGTTCGATCCGAACATTGCTACTTTCGAAGACGACAAGGGTGCCTATGACCAAAAGGACGCCGCCGGGTTTATCAAACTGAACGCTCTTAGAATGCGCATTGCGGCGAAGTTAGGGCAGTAG
- a CDS encoding pyrimidine/purine nucleoside phosphorylase, whose amino-acid sequence MSQFDNVSVVKKANVFFDGKCVSHSVLFPDGTRKTVGVIMPGSQLTFNVGAPELMEITSGTCQVKIAGDATAKTYTTGMQFNVAANSSFEIHAQDAVNYVCSFG is encoded by the coding sequence ATGTCCCAATTCGATAACGTTAGCGTCGTTAAAAAAGCCAATGTATTCTTCGACGGTAAGTGCGTGTCACACTCCGTACTGTTCCCGGATGGCACACGCAAGACCGTCGGTGTGATAATGCCGGGTAGCCAGCTTACTTTTAACGTCGGCGCCCCGGAACTAATGGAAATTACCAGTGGCACCTGTCAAGTTAAAATAGCAGGCGACGCTACTGCTAAAACCTACACTACCGGTATGCAGTTCAATGTAGCTGCTAATAGCAGCTTTGAAATACATGCACAGGACGCAGTCAATTACGTTTGCAGTTTTGGTTAG
- a CDS encoding YajQ family cyclic di-GMP-binding protein — protein MPSFDIVSEVDKTEVKNAVEQTNKEVGTRFDFKGSDARVEQAELVLTVHADNEFQLNQVQDVLNAKLTKRSVDIKCLEISDKIEKVSGNKVKRSCTVKVGVEIELAKKIVKFVKDSKMKVQASIQGDTVRITGSKRDDLQAAIQLIRTSITDFPLQYQNFRD, from the coding sequence ATGCCCTCATTCGATATCGTATCCGAAGTGGATAAGACAGAAGTTAAAAATGCAGTCGAGCAGACCAACAAAGAAGTTGGCACGCGCTTTGATTTCAAGGGCTCCGACGCACGCGTGGAGCAGGCAGAATTAGTGCTCACCGTGCATGCTGATAATGAATTTCAGCTGAACCAGGTTCAGGATGTTCTCAATGCTAAACTCACCAAGCGAAGCGTTGATATCAAGTGCTTGGAGATTAGCGATAAAATTGAGAAGGTCAGCGGTAACAAGGTTAAACGTTCCTGCACCGTCAAGGTGGGAGTGGAAATTGAACTGGCGAAAAAGATCGTCAAATTCGTCAAGGACAGTAAAATGAAAGTACAGGCCAGCATACAAGGCGACACGGTGCGCATAACTGGCAGTAAGCGCGACGATCTGCAAGCTGCCATCCAGTTGATACGCACTTCCATCACTGACTTCCCGCTGCAATACCAAAACTTTCGCGACTAG
- a CDS encoding helix-turn-helix transcriptional regulator: protein MLELLGNRQQELLKLLLKNKGGLTLEELSEYLKITRNAVRQHIAALENNGIVTEGVTRPSRGRPEQLYVLTDEGKEFFPRNYSWFAQLMVESIAQESGIAGLRERLGTMGEGVAQQLLSQNSGLKTREQKVEKLSEVMEQLGYNTRSFAVNSDALTIEADNCIFHNLAMKNPEICQFDLALLSTFTDSTVNHEECMAKGGNVCRFKFKAKDE, encoded by the coding sequence ATGCTTGAATTATTAGGGAACCGTCAGCAAGAGCTTTTAAAGCTCCTGCTAAAGAATAAGGGCGGTTTAACTTTAGAAGAACTGTCGGAATATCTAAAAATTACCCGAAACGCCGTTCGCCAGCACATAGCGGCGTTGGAGAACAACGGAATAGTCACTGAAGGGGTGACCCGCCCTTCTCGGGGACGTCCAGAACAGCTTTATGTACTTACCGATGAAGGCAAGGAATTTTTTCCGCGCAATTATTCCTGGTTTGCTCAATTAATGGTCGAATCAATCGCTCAAGAATCTGGGATAGCGGGATTGCGGGAAAGATTGGGTACCATGGGAGAGGGAGTTGCTCAACAGCTACTCAGCCAAAATTCAGGACTTAAAACGCGCGAGCAAAAGGTGGAAAAGCTTTCTGAGGTGATGGAACAGCTTGGGTACAATACGAGGAGCTTCGCTGTTAACAGCGATGCGCTCACAATTGAAGCGGATAACTGCATTTTTCACAATCTGGCTATGAAAAACCCGGAGATTTGCCAGTTTGATCTGGCGTTGTTATCGACCTTTACAGATAGTACGGTTAATCACGAGGAATGTATGGCTAAAGGCGGTAACGTTTGCCGTTTCAAATTTAAAGCTAAAGATGAATGA
- a CDS encoding plastocyanin/azurin family copper-binding protein: MKLSHTLLTWAYLGVAATSMTVSAASNNANGVRHATKTPITVTIDAFQFQPDKIRIKRGQSVIFINKDEVPHTVTPDKNAHFVPSGIIKGGEQHEVLFESVGIQDYSCDFHPSMRGRVIVK, translated from the coding sequence ATGAAGTTATCTCATACCTTACTTACATGGGCATATTTGGGAGTGGCAGCCACTTCAATGACGGTATCAGCTGCTTCCAATAATGCAAATGGGGTACGCCATGCTACCAAGACACCCATTACGGTTACGATTGATGCCTTCCAATTTCAACCCGATAAGATACGGATAAAACGTGGTCAGAGCGTAATTTTTATTAATAAGGATGAAGTTCCGCATACTGTGACACCCGATAAAAATGCACACTTTGTTCCTTCTGGGATCATAAAAGGTGGCGAACAACATGAAGTATTATTTGAATCAGTGGGAATACAGGATTATTCGTGTGATTTTCATCCCAGTATGCGTGGACGAGTGATCGTCAAATAG
- a CDS encoding DUF4439 domain-containing protein, translating into MENINNVSDNSRRAALKTGIAISALAALSLTTLNSANANTGSDTKHDMAILNAALDLENQAIWAYGVAAEKLSDSKVGNVIKALALRNQADHIKHRDIFISTIKSLGGTPINAKGAYDLSAYIKAGEGNLDSDANIAKLALALEVDAVLAYASAVSKLRTPALVAAGLTILPDESAHAAAIRAVFSTLDSTIHAVPAAQLSKETRSQWILAI; encoded by the coding sequence ATGGAAAATATTAATAACGTATCTGACAATTCCCGCCGCGCAGCCCTTAAAACAGGCATTGCCATAAGTGCGCTCGCTGCGCTTAGCTTAACCACTCTCAATAGCGCAAATGCGAATACAGGTAGTGATACAAAGCACGACATGGCTATTTTAAACGCGGCCTTGGACCTTGAAAATCAAGCAATTTGGGCATATGGTGTGGCAGCGGAAAAGCTGAGCGACAGCAAGGTGGGAAATGTTATTAAGGCCCTGGCACTGCGTAATCAGGCTGATCACATTAAACATCGGGATATCTTCATATCCACGATTAAGAGCCTGGGGGGCACACCGATCAATGCAAAGGGGGCGTACGATCTTTCTGCTTATATTAAGGCTGGAGAGGGTAATCTTGATAGTGATGCCAATATCGCCAAACTGGCACTGGCACTGGAAGTGGATGCGGTGCTTGCTTACGCTAGTGCCGTCAGCAAACTGCGTACCCCTGCGTTGGTTGCTGCCGGACTGACTATTTTGCCAGATGAATCAGCACATGCCGCAGCAATTCGCGCGGTGTTTAGCACGCTTGATTCGACGATCCATGCCGTACCGGCTGCTCAACTTAGCAAAGAAACTCGCAGCCAGTGGATACTGGCCATCTAG
- a CDS encoding IS1595 family transposase codes for MRKLELKRITAALRHLTPDQRKSVAVELAALDAQSASTVFIEGRFACGATCPHCKSMHVIRNGHANGLQRYRCRECCKTFSALTGTPLNRLHKRGKWLDQAQALHDGQTLRETARALRIHLSTAHRWRHRFLAAPKTVQPQALTGIAEADETMFLLSFKGKRSGLDRKARKRGGKATQRGLSHEQVPVLVARNRAGATMDCVLKAMDMATLSVALKPFLTKDVVLCTDGSKAFAGAARKLGIEHHAVNLSAGIRVDGAWHVQNVNAYHSRLKAWVQKFRGVATCYLDNYLGWFRALDREIGNRPKPQQWLAMAIGETV; via the coding sequence ATGAGAAAGCTGGAGCTGAAACGAATCACTGCCGCGTTGCGGCACCTGACGCCCGATCAGCGTAAGAGTGTAGCGGTTGAATTGGCAGCGCTGGATGCGCAGTCGGCATCGACTGTGTTTATCGAGGGGCGCTTCGCATGTGGCGCGACGTGCCCACATTGTAAGTCTATGCACGTGATTCGGAACGGCCACGCCAACGGATTGCAACGCTATCGTTGTCGGGAGTGCTGCAAGACGTTTAGCGCCCTGACCGGCACCCCGTTGAACCGGTTGCATAAGCGCGGCAAGTGGCTTGACCAGGCGCAGGCACTGCACGACGGTCAGACGCTGCGAGAGACTGCCCGTGCCTTGCGAATTCACCTCAGCACCGCACACCGCTGGCGGCATCGCTTTCTGGCGGCACCCAAGACCGTCCAGCCGCAGGCACTGACTGGCATTGCCGAGGCTGACGAAACGATGTTTTTGCTGTCGTTCAAGGGAAAGCGGAGTGGTTTGGATCGCAAGGCACGAAAGCGCGGCGGGAAAGCCACCCAGCGCGGCCTCTCGCACGAACAGGTGCCGGTGCTGGTTGCTCGTAATCGTGCCGGTGCAACGATGGATTGTGTGCTGAAGGCAATGGACATGGCAACGCTGTCTGTTGCGCTGAAACCGTTCTTGACGAAAGATGTTGTACTCTGTACTGACGGTAGCAAGGCGTTTGCCGGCGCAGCACGTAAGTTGGGCATCGAGCATCACGCTGTCAACCTGTCAGCAGGCATCCGCGTCGACGGTGCTTGGCACGTGCAGAATGTCAACGCTTATCACAGCCGGCTCAAAGCCTGGGTACAAAAATTTCGCGGTGTGGCCACGTGTTACTTAGACAACTATCTCGGCTGGTTTCGTGCCCTCGACCGTGAAATAGGCAATAGACCGAAACCCCAGCAGTGGCTGGCTATGGCGATCGGTGAAACGGTCTAA
- a CDS encoding AsmA family protein: MKKLLKYSLWSAGGVVAIAIAGVAYIAATFNPNDYKTQIIKLVKDKQQRSLKLDGDIKLVFFPSIGADIGKISLSEFQSDETFIYIDSARVSLALLPLLSRQVVVDEVSVSGLKATLVKFKNGKTNIDDLLSKKETSEEKTPLEFDIASVRVGDSELTYLDESKGAQYTLKSFNLNTGRIANGVPGKIDFSAVIQSNKPKLDISAQMKVKFTFDLKKQLFQMEGLELQAKGTALDISNLTVLANGNISANFDTQEFSTKKLVVTATGLQGKNNFDAKLDAPALNLVQNNFTGDKLTLNAKLDNAFGNIVASLALFDLTGNPQSFKSSALTLELDMKQPEQAFKIKLGSPVTGNIEQQQLNLSNLTLAVNARGDKLPNKSVSSEMKGSVQIDGGRQSIQTNLAGGLLQSQVKAKVAVNGFQDPAIRFDIDVDQFDADLYLPKEAAGVANKPTPVEQSFDLAALKKLNLEGGLRIGALKIANVKLSQVRLDIKAQNGLITISPLSTNLYQGSMNGSLKVNAQTTPHIAINQNLSGINITPLLKDAVNFDTLEGKGSVALNLTAQGNTISALKKTLNGSMSLNLTDGAIKGINIAKTLRDAQSMLNMKGATAQTQSVNKAEKTDFSELKASFKISNGVAHNDDLLLKSPLLRLSGNGDINIGNDTINYLTNATLAKTLKGQGGKDIVGGITVPVRLSGPFNNLKYTLDFGAMASNVVKQKIEAKKEEIKTKLQDQLQDKLKGLFK, encoded by the coding sequence ATGAAAAAACTTCTTAAATACAGTTTATGGTCAGCAGGTGGGGTAGTCGCCATTGCGATAGCCGGTGTAGCTTATATCGCTGCCACATTTAACCCCAATGATTACAAAACTCAGATCATCAAGCTGGTGAAAGACAAACAGCAACGGAGTCTCAAGCTGGATGGCGATATCAAACTGGTTTTCTTTCCCAGCATAGGTGCCGATATTGGCAAGATATCATTGTCTGAGTTTCAGAGCGACGAAACATTTATTTACATTGACAGTGCACGCGTCTCGCTGGCGCTATTGCCGCTACTATCCAGACAAGTGGTAGTGGACGAAGTTTCGGTCAGTGGTCTGAAGGCGACTCTGGTGAAATTCAAGAACGGCAAGACCAACATTGACGACCTGTTAAGTAAAAAAGAGACCAGCGAAGAAAAAACGCCGCTCGAGTTCGACATAGCCTCAGTGCGCGTGGGAGACTCAGAGCTGACCTACCTGGATGAAAGCAAGGGTGCGCAATATACTCTGAAAAGCTTCAACCTTAATACCGGACGCATTGCCAACGGGGTGCCGGGGAAAATTGATTTTTCGGCAGTAATTCAATCCAACAAACCTAAGCTGGACATATCCGCCCAAATGAAAGTCAAATTCACTTTCGATCTAAAAAAACAGCTATTTCAAATGGAAGGACTGGAGTTGCAGGCCAAGGGCACAGCACTCGACATCAGTAATCTAACAGTTTTGGCTAACGGCAATATCAGCGCAAATTTTGACACACAAGAATTTTCTACGAAGAAGTTAGTAGTTACGGCTACTGGCTTGCAGGGCAAAAATAACTTCGATGCCAAACTAGATGCGCCTGCTTTAAACCTGGTTCAGAATAATTTCACAGGCGACAAACTAACATTAAACGCAAAGTTGGATAATGCATTCGGCAACATCGTAGCCAGTCTTGCTCTGTTTGATTTGACCGGTAATCCTCAATCGTTTAAGAGCAGCGCGCTTACGTTAGAGCTGGATATGAAGCAACCCGAACAGGCATTTAAGATAAAGCTCGGTTCGCCTGTAACTGGCAACATCGAACAACAGCAGCTCAACCTTTCCAATCTGACCCTCGCAGTAAATGCACGTGGTGACAAACTGCCGAATAAATCAGTCAGCAGCGAAATGAAAGGTAGTGTGCAGATAGATGGCGGCCGCCAGAGCATTCAGACCAACCTCGCGGGTGGGCTGCTGCAAAGCCAGGTTAAAGCCAAAGTGGCGGTGAATGGTTTTCAAGATCCAGCCATACGCTTCGACATAGATGTAGACCAGTTTGATGCTGATTTATACCTGCCCAAGGAGGCCGCAGGCGTTGCCAATAAACCTACCCCCGTGGAGCAGTCATTTGATTTGGCTGCTCTGAAAAAACTTAATCTTGAAGGCGGATTACGCATTGGAGCGCTGAAGATCGCCAATGTGAAACTTTCACAAGTACGCCTCGACATAAAAGCACAAAACGGCTTGATAACAATCAGCCCACTGTCCACCAATCTGTATCAGGGCAGCATGAATGGTAGCCTGAAAGTAAATGCGCAGACTACGCCTCACATCGCTATAAACCAGAATCTGAGTGGCATCAACATCACGCCATTACTCAAGGATGCTGTTAACTTTGACACACTGGAAGGCAAGGGGAGTGTCGCGCTTAATCTAACTGCCCAGGGCAACACCATAAGTGCGCTTAAGAAAACACTCAACGGCAGCATGTCACTAAACCTAACGGATGGTGCAATCAAAGGCATCAACATTGCCAAAACACTGCGCGACGCGCAGAGCATGTTGAACATGAAAGGTGCAACGGCCCAAACCCAATCCGTTAACAAGGCCGAAAAAACGGATTTTAGCGAACTGAAAGCCAGCTTCAAAATTAGCAACGGTGTGGCGCACAACGATGACCTCTTGTTAAAATCGCCGCTGCTACGTCTGTCAGGCAATGGGGATATCAATATTGGCAACGACACTATCAATTATCTGACTAATGCCACACTAGCGAAAACGTTGAAAGGCCAGGGCGGCAAAGACATCGTTGGCGGCATCACTGTGCCGGTGCGTTTAAGCGGGCCGTTTAACAACTTGAAATACACATTGGACTTTGGCGCAATGGCGTCAAATGTCGTCAAGCAAAAAATCGAAGCAAAAAAGGAAGAAATTAAAACCAAGTTGCAGGATCAGCTTCAGGACAAGCTAAAAGGGCTCTTCAAATAA
- the mutY gene encoding A/G-specific adenine glycosylase, with protein sequence MIKNRNNPRSKLFAHRVIDWQQRHGRHGLPWQGADVYRVWLSEIMLQQTQVVTVIPYYLRFVARFPTIAVLASDSEDAVLAHWSGLGYYSRARNLHRTAQLIMQRYEGKFPQHFEDILALPGIGRSTAAAISAFAFHERCAILDGNVKRLLARYHAIEGYTGEKKIEAQLWQQAEALLPKRNVAVYTQGLMDLGALICTRSKPQCPICPLQTDCAAYQNELVTQLPTPRPRKVLPEKHSTFLLLLNGPDILLEKRPGSGIWGGLWCPPHVDPGLLNEAQDPRAYCLQYFGTETIHTLALSTFTHTFTHFKLHITPLLLQVINKPKQIQEAGMAWLNVDDALQAAIPTPVRKLLQEIQTRRRAL encoded by the coding sequence TTGATCAAGAATCGAAATAATCCGCGCTCAAAATTATTTGCTCATCGCGTCATAGACTGGCAGCAACGACATGGTCGGCACGGCTTACCGTGGCAGGGCGCGGATGTTTATCGCGTATGGCTGTCAGAAATAATGCTGCAACAAACCCAGGTCGTTACCGTTATCCCCTATTACCTCCGTTTCGTGGCACGCTTTCCCACTATCGCAGTTCTCGCCTCCGACAGCGAAGACGCAGTATTGGCGCACTGGAGCGGCTTGGGCTACTACTCGCGTGCACGCAACCTTCACCGCACAGCGCAACTCATCATGCAACGATATGAGGGAAAGTTTCCACAGCATTTTGAAGACATCCTTGCTCTTCCCGGCATCGGTCGCTCCACTGCCGCAGCCATCAGCGCATTCGCATTCCATGAACGGTGTGCGATTCTCGATGGCAACGTCAAACGTTTACTGGCGCGCTACCATGCCATTGAGGGTTACACTGGCGAAAAAAAAATTGAAGCTCAATTGTGGCAACAAGCAGAAGCATTGCTACCAAAGCGTAATGTCGCGGTCTATACGCAAGGCCTGATGGATCTGGGCGCGCTGATTTGTACGCGCAGCAAACCACAATGCCCCATCTGTCCGCTGCAAACAGATTGCGCAGCATATCAAAATGAACTGGTCACACAACTGCCCACGCCACGCCCACGCAAGGTGCTGCCGGAAAAACACAGCACCTTCCTTTTGTTGCTTAATGGCCCTGATATCCTGCTGGAGAAGCGCCCGGGAAGTGGCATCTGGGGTGGCTTGTGGTGCCCACCGCACGTGGATCCTGGACTTCTAAATGAAGCCCAGGATCCACGTGCCTACTGCCTTCAGTACTTCGGCACAGAGACAATACACACGCTCGCACTATCGACATTCACGCATACTTTCACCCATTTCAAGCTGCACATCACACCCCTACTATTGCAGGTAATTAACAAACCCAAGCAAATTCAGGAAGCAGGCATGGCGTGGCTGAATGTGGATGATGCGTTGCAAGCTGCAATCCCTACACCGGTGCGCAAACTCTTGCAGGAGATACAAACAAGGCGCAGGGCGTTGTGA